The genomic window CTTAGAACTTCTCAAATGCAAGGTTCTTGGTTTAACGGCAACGCCATATCGATTAAGTAGTTCGCAAGAGTTTGGTTCTATGCTGAAATTCATTACCCGAACACGTCCGGCTATATTCAAGGATGTAATCTATCATGTGCAGGTCTCGACCTTGCTTGATATGGGTTATCTTTCAAAGGTAAACTACTATTCTATGAATCCTACTGGATGGAATGAACTCAATTTGAAGATAAATACCACTGGTGCGGACTTCACAGATAAATCCGTTCAAAGGGAATATGAACGGATTGACTTTTATAGTTACATCGTTCATATCGTCCAAAGATTGATGAATCCGAAAGCAGGAGGTAAGAGGAATGGTATTTTAGTCTTTACCCGGTTCTTGAAAGAAGCAGAACGACTAACTTGGTCGATACCCGGTTGTGTTATTGTTTCCGGCGATACTCCAAAGAAAGAACGTGAAAGAATACTCGAAATGTTCAAGACCGGTGAAATACCTGTTGTTGCCAATGTTGGAGTACTCACCACCGGCTTTGACTACCCAGAGCTTGATACGGTTGTGATGGCCAGACCTACCATGTCGCTTGCGATGTATTACCAGATTGTAGGCCGTTGCATCCGTCCATACAAAGGAAAGACGGCATGGTTTGTTGATCTATGCGGTAATATCAATCGTTTTGGAAAAGTAGCTGATTTGTATTTGAAAGATTCCGGCAATGGTAAGTGGGCGGTATTTTCGAAAGGACGGCAATTGACAAACGTAAGATTTTAGTTTATGGATATACTAAGCATTATTGATTGTCTCCAGAAAAAAAGGCGATCTGAAAAGATAACACCGGATCATGTGCCGGAGGTAGAGTTGATGAATGCAATCCATACGGAAACAAGAAAAGAGTTGAATAATCTTTTTCTATCTGGTAAAATAGGGATTACAAAGACGTTAAATTCAAAGGCTATTTATATAAAGGAGTGATATGGATAAAGGATTCATAATGCTCTCACGTAAGTTTTTCTCTAATGAAATGTGGGAAGCAGCCCGGACTTTTAGCGAGTGCGAAGCGTGGCTCGATTTGATTCAGAGTGCACGATTTGATGCAACGCGGCTTACAGCCAGTATCGGAGGTAGAGAAATAACATACGGAAGAGGACAATATCCGGCATCTGTGCGCTTCCTGTCTAAACGTTGGAGGTGGGGAGAACAAAAAGTTAGGAGCTTTATTGAAAAGTTGATAAAAAAGGGAATGGTCACTACTGATAACTCACAGGGCATGACCGTTATAACATTAGTGAAATATGATGATTATAATATCAATAACACAGCAAATAACACACAAGATAACACATCTAACGTATTGGATTATAATAGAATAAAAGAGTTTGTAACACAGGTTGTAACACAGCAAATAACACAACTACAACACAGCGATAACACAAAGAAGAATAAAGAAAATAAAGAGAAAAATATAGGAGATTCTGACGAATCTCTTGTATGTGGGACTTCGCAGCCCCACACCGAACATATCGATTACTCCGAACTTGTCAAATTCTTCAATGAAGAAACAAAAGGTGTATTTGGTACGGTCAGGACTCCGCTTTCTGATAGCCGTAAAGGGATGATTAACGCACGTATAAAATCTTACGGCAAAAAGACGTTTGCCGACATGATTCGTAAGGCATACCAAAGCGATTTCCTGAAAGGGCAGAACAAAAAAGGCTGGACAGCATCTTTCGATTGGCTTATCAAACCAACGAATTTTGAGAAAGTAATATCAGGTAATTATGACAACAAGAATAGCAGAAACGATCCGGCAATTCCAAACAGGGCAAAATCACGAGAAGAACAAACAGACCGTGAAATCCTCGAATATGCCGCAAAAGCTTTCGGAAAAGGCATGGTTAGTAGTAAATAGGTACGGGGACGGTGAAAGTTTCGCTAAAAAGTTCAATCCTTCATTACAGGTTGTATGTGCTCAAAATGTGGAACGTTCGTTCAAAGGTAATGCGCCTTCATTGGCTTTGCTCGGAGAAACCTATCCGGATGAACAGGTGAATACTTGGATAATTGCTCAACTGATGGACTTGTACAAGTTTGCCGGTGTAAAGGAGAAGCCTACATTCCAACAGGTCTTGGAGCTTTCCGTGATGATACGTGTGGAATACTATTACTTGAAAGCTTCCGAATTGTTGCTTTTTTTCTTCAAGTTGAAAGCTGGCGAATATGGTACCTTTTACGGTGTTGTGGATCCTATGGTAATCATGTCTGCTTTAATAGAGTTCAAAGCATACAGAAAAAGGCAACTGGAGAAATACGACCGGGAAGAACAGGAAAGACAACGAGAAGAAAGATACGAGAAGCAAGGTAAGAACTCCGTCCCGTTTCCGGATCATTTGGAGTTTCTGAAAAAGATTATGGAATCAGAATAATCAAGCTAAAAAAATGAAAACAGTAGAAAAATTAAGAATAGTGCCTATTGGCACGATTGTAAGCGTTGCAGATCGGACACTGCGAATACAGCAAGGCTTGCATGGCCCATCTGAGGCCGGACCATGAAAGCGTAGTTTTTGCTAAAACGAGAGAGACATGACACATGGATCATTATTTTCTGGCGTGGGCGGTTTTGACCTTGCCGCCGAATGGATGGGATGGGAGAACCTGTTCCATTGCGAGATTAACGAGTGGTGCCAAAAGGTACTGAGGTTTCATTTCCCAAAAAGCATTCAATATGACGATATTACAAGAACTGATTTCACTCCGTGGAGAGGGAAGGTTGACGTACTCACAGGAGGGTTCCCTTGTCAGCCATTTTCAACGGCAGGAAAGCGAAGGGGAGCGGAAGATGACCGTTACCTCTGGCCGGAAATGCTTCGGGCAATACGGGAGATACGACCCGCTTGGGTCATTGGTGAGAACGTTGCTGGAATCACCAGCATGGTACAACCCGGCAGTGAGGTTACGGTGGAAAGTCAAGCCTCTTTGTTTGAAAAGGCTGACAAGGAAACAATACTCGAACAAGAGTACGTTATCGAAACCGTCTGCCGAGATCTTGAACGTGAGGGATATTCCGTCCAGCCGATTCTTATTCCAGCTTGCGGTGTCGGAGCGCCGCACAAGAGGGACAGGGTATGGTTTATTGCCCACTCCGAGGGCGATGGAGATCGTGGAGCATCCCATGAAGGCGGCGGAACGACTCAAGGATCGTACGGGAAAGAAATTGAACAATCTTTCATCGGGAGCGGCATTTGGACTACTTCCCACCCCAACTGCTCAAGAGGGCTTCAATTCGGGGAAAGGAGAGATATTCGTGACAAGGAACAATACGATCAGGATAAGGAACCAGAACGGCACGAGCAGCCGTCTAGGTTTGGAGGGAGCGGTGAAGCATATGTTATATCCGACACCGACAGCCCAAGATTTCAAGCGAAGGGGTCCGAACAGCAAACAACAGGGATTACCGGAGGCGGCCTACGAAAAGATGTTACCGACACCTACGGCGAGAAGCTACAAACATGGCTCAAAAATAACGGACGGGAGATCGAGGAGGAAAATATCGCAAGGCTGGACAATGGAGTTGAACGATCTTGCTGTATCAGGGCTTTTGCCGAATCCGACAAGAAGAGACGATGCCTTATGCAATATACCAGTAATGATTGGCCAGCATTGTCAGCAGAACTATGGAAAGACTTCCCAACTCAACCCCCTGTTTGTCGAAGAAATGATGGGTTACCCTTTGATGTGGACTACCTTGCCATTCCTTTCACAAAATGGAGACAAGAATCCATAAAAGCCTACGGAAACGCCATCGTCCCACAAGTAGCATTTGAGATATTCAAGGCGATAGAAACATCAACCTTTCATCATAGTTGAAAACTGCATTCATCTATGATGAGAGCAAAGAAAGAATATAAAATTATATGAGAACACCAATCACATATTATGGAGGCAAGCAAAACTTGTCCGAACGCATTGTATCAATGATGCCTAGGCATAAGATATATTGCGAGCCATTCTTTGGAGGAGGAGCGGTATTTTTTGCGAAGCCTAAAGCAGGGATAGAAGTGATCAATGACAAGAACGACTTGTTGATAAACTTTTTCAAGGTCTGCCAGTCCGCATCCAAATTTAAGGAGTTACGTGAGAGAATCCGATTATCGCTACACTCCGAGTCTGACTACATTAGGGCTAGGAACATTTATCGAGGACGATCTGAGGTCTCGGATGTAGACAAGGCTTGGGCCGTATGGATCATGGCAAATGAGTGCCATTCTGGTAGCTTGTATGGAGGATGGAAATTCTGTAACGGTACCGCCGGGACACACTTCGGGAAGGTTTTCAGGAATAAGCGTGAGGAGTTCAACGATAAATTGTACGATCGCCTATCAGAGGTGCAGATTTCCTGTAGGGACGCGTTGAAAGTTATCAAGAACAGGGATAGCGTTGATACGTTATTTTACCTTGATCCTCCTTATCCCGGGGCGGTTCAAGGTCATTATTATGGTTATGGGGAGAATGACCTTGCGGATCTGCTAGATCTTTTGTCTCGGATCAATGGTAAATTCATTCTCAGCAATTACTGGACTGACACCTTACGCTCCTTTGTCAATGAAAACAAATGGAACCATAAGGAAGTAAAAGTCACCACTCATACGGCCGTTCACTCTCGGATAAGGGAGAGTACGGAGGTTTTGGTTTACAATTACGAGATTGAGAAAACATTGTTTTGATATG from Parabacteroides distasonis ATCC 8503 includes these protein-coding regions:
- a CDS encoding DEAD/DEAH box helicase, with product MSYVLRDYQQKASDAAVSFFNNKAKKTNAIMVLPTGSGKSLIIADIAARLDGHTLVFQPSKEILEQNFKKLCSYGILDCSIYSASFGRKEISRITFATIGSVINHPDLFSHFQSIIIDECHLVNPKEGMYKTFLELLKCKVLGLTATPYRLSSSQEFGSMLKFITRTRPAIFKDVIYHVQVSTLLDMGYLSKVNYYSMNPTGWNELNLKINTTGADFTDKSVQREYERIDFYSYIVHIVQRLMNPKAGGKRNGILVFTRFLKEAERLTWSIPGCVIVSGDTPKKERERILEMFKTGEIPVVANVGVLTTGFDYPELDTVVMARPTMSLAMYYQIVGRCIRPYKGKTAWFVDLCGNINRFGKVADLYLKDSGNGKWAVFSKGRQLTNVRF
- a CDS encoding DUF6633 family protein, coding for MPQKLSEKAWLVVNRYGDGESFAKKFNPSLQVVCAQNVERSFKGNAPSLALLGETYPDEQVNTWIIAQLMDLYKFAGVKEKPTFQQVLELSVMIRVEYYYLKASELLLFFFKLKAGEYGTFYGVVDPMVIMSALIEFKAYRKRQLEKYDREEQERQREERYEKQGKNSVPFPDHLEFLKKIMESE
- a CDS encoding DNA cytosine methyltransferase, translating into MTHGSLFSGVGGFDLAAEWMGWENLFHCEINEWCQKVLRFHFPKSIQYDDITRTDFTPWRGKVDVLTGGFPCQPFSTAGKRRGAEDDRYLWPEMLRAIREIRPAWVIGENVAGITSMVQPGSEVTVESQASLFEKADKETILEQEYVIETVCRDLEREGYSVQPILIPACGVGAPHKRDRVWFIAHSEGDGDRGASHEGGGTTQGSYGKEIEQSFIGSGIWTTSHPNCSRGLQFGERRDIRDKEQYDQDKEPERHEQPSRFGGSGEAYVISDTDSPRFQAKGSEQQTTGITGGGLRKDVTDTYGEKLQTWLKNNGREIEEENIARLDNGVERSCCIRAFAESDKKRRCLMQYTSNDWPALSAELWKDFPTQPPVCRRNDGLPFDVDYLAIPFTKWRQESIKAYGNAIVPQVAFEIFKAIETSTFHHS
- a CDS encoding DNA adenine methylase, with translation MRTPITYYGGKQNLSERIVSMMPRHKIYCEPFFGGGAVFFAKPKAGIEVINDKNDLLINFFKVCQSASKFKELRERIRLSLHSESDYIRARNIYRGRSEVSDVDKAWAVWIMANECHSGSLYGGWKFCNGTAGTHFGKVFRNKREEFNDKLYDRLSEVQISCRDALKVIKNRDSVDTLFYLDPPYPGAVQGHYYGYGENDLADLLDLLSRINGKFILSNYWTDTLRSFVNENKWNHKEVKVTTHTAVHSRIRESTEVLVYNYEIEKTLF